The window CCGCTTCGAGATTCTTCATCCAATCTGTGAGCATGGCATCATACACAGTGCTGCTGCACGACACGAACTCTATACGCCCGACCCCTAAAGCATCTCTCACACTCTTCTGGTTGAGGAATGTCTCCAGATTTGAGAAGTCATAGCACAGGTTGCCCTCACAGCTCTTTCGAATATCATAGTACTGCAGGCCAATCATCAACATGTCAAATTCACGCTAATCAAATGTTATATTCAGAAAGCTTCTGTGAAGGAAAAAACTATCTGTCACTGTCGTACATTGATGTCCCCGGCAATGTCCATGATCTTATTGAAAATACTGGTGCAATCTTCATATGAATTCACACAAGCATTTCCGCCCTCAGCAGCTGCACATAATACGAAAGTATCGATAACAAAATCTCtgcttttagagagagaaaagagagagcttCTCCGATGTTTATATGAAGCATAAACAGAGATTTAGGACCAAAAAAGATACCACACTGTTTAATCGCTTGTTTGCAGTCTGGGAGCATTGCGTTTATGTTGTCATGATCGGACTGTGTGATTAGCCTCATCTTTAGAGCATAATCCGTGTATGCTTCATACTGGATCTCAGGATTGGTTAGGCCATTGCCAATTGCAAACCCCTGTTCAAGATTCAGACGTTAACTAATGTCAAAAGAAAGAACCAAGTTAATATGTCATAGCAAAAAATTACCACACAAACATGAAGTACCTTCAGGTTTATCTGAATTCCATCCTTTGCCTTGTTCCCTTGGTGAACACGAGCAGCAAAAGCGGGAATGTAGTGCCCAGCGTACGATTCTCCGGTTATATAAAAATCGTTCTTGGCAAGTTGAGGATGTGCTGCAAAGAATGCCTGACCATCGTAGTGAAAGATTAGTCTATCAGACGCTTGAattcttatcttgaaaagtACCAAACTGAAAATTGGATACTCAAAAGTAGGCAATTTCATGTAATCAGGTGCTCAGGTTATGATCAATGAGTGCGTGTATACCTGCAAGAAGTCATACAGGTCATTGCTGACACCCTGCTCATCATGCCGAATGTCGCTATCAACAGAGGAGTAACTAAAACCAGTTCCAGTAGGCCGGTCAACGAAGATGAGATTTGACACCTATGGGGAAAAAACATTACAAATGCATCAAATGTAATGTTTACGGTCATCACACGCAACCATTAGCTCATCAAAACAAGCTTGGGAATTTGTTCACTGGCTGGCTATCGAAGGCGACAGCGATAGAAGAAACTGGCAATTGCTTTTCAAGAAAGAATACTCAAACCAACTCGACCAACATCATATGTCACTATGTCAAGGAAGAAAACAACAGAAAAGAGTTGGAGGACAACTGGGCGAACACGCTAAGGTTGAACTATTATACTATTATAAAAAGATGACAGAACAAAGGGTAAAATCCAAAGTTTGATGCAGATTTCTTTGGAACATTAATTACGATTGACAACGCTATGGTCCGTCGCTCACTCACCTTGTCCCAACCGTAATCATTCCACACAAGAGACAAGTTGTTGGCAATGTGAAAAGGGCCATTCTCGTAGAATAGTGCCAATTCACTGCTGCAGCCAGGCCCACCGGTCAGCCATATCACCACCGGATCGTCTGCGCTGCTCCGTGATTCGAAGAAGAAGTAGAACATCCTGAAAAACCAGAcaagaaaaaaggaggaagaattATGAACAGAACTTGATGAATCATAAGGTGCCGAATATGGTTTGGCTCGCATGAATCGAAGAAACGGATTATGAAGGGAAATTTCTTAGTGGGTTTCCAGAGTGAAGTCTGCAGACTTCTCTTTTTATGAGGTTTAACTGATAACCACCGTTAATTTTCCTATCATCTAGGCCTATCAAAATAAGTATAACAGGTCAATCTAAATGCTCCTAGAACATCACAATTAAGTACCAGATATAGGAAAATCTATTCTACAtcgagaacatcaagaattggCTATCCTGGTGAACTCCAAGGCCTCACCTTGCTGCATGGGAGTGTGGAAGCCGGTAATACCCGGCGTGGTGACCCAGGTCCTGAATGGACGACCCGGAATTGCCGAGAAGCGGCAGCTTGAGGCGACTCTCAACGATCTTCCCACCGGAAGCCAAAGAAGCAGCAGAATCAACATCACCAGCTCCAATATTGACAGATTCTCTGGGGAACAAGTTGAACCCTCTAATGAGCTTCTCGGCTTGTGTCCTCGGCGATACGTCGGCAGCTAAGGACAATGTCTTTGACGGCGACGCGGTTGAGAAGGATGGAGtcgagaagaaaaggaggagggagaagagaaAGGTGTGCTTTGGGAGAAAAGTTGATGCCAtggttgaggaggaggaggatgatgattggtaatggccaaTCGTGGGGGCTTTTATAGTGTATGAAGTCACGGACGTGCTCGATAAGGCTCCCGGAAAATGTGGCttacggagagagagagaaagagagagagagagagagagagaggtatgTGTCTGCTTTTCATCATTGTTTGGTACGTTGTCTTTTGTGTTCTTGTTTCCCTGTATTTGGTGCTTTATTACGACAGATCGAACCGAGACAGAGGTGGTGGTTATGTCCTTTTTTGAGGTGAACTGCATTTGCACGATAAAGTATCTGCGTAAAGATCGGTGGGAATAGGCGATGACTGACGACTGTTCGCATCTTGCAGCTCTCCATGAAGTTGCGGTATGACATCGATTCGATCCCACCTCAACATGAAATTGAGAAAGGACCAATCTTCCTTTAGTTTTTGCCCGGTTCTTTTGCATGAATTGTCTCTCTTTAAGAGCAAAGTATCCATTCCgccaaaacaaaacagaaaggaaaaaatggagaaagaaagtCCCGTGTCAATCGAGTTCGATATGTGTTGATCAATTAGAAAGAGACTTGTTTTCCGATTAGTCCTAAATTTAGAGTatggatatcaattcaatcctacacttttcaatcttttcaattgaattctaaaattttgcgCAAAGTTCCGATATAGTCCTTCTGACCATTTTTCACTAGAAATCACTTATGTTGTGATGTGCCACGTAGAATAGTAGGCGATGATTGGATTGCCACTAGCGAACATTGACCGGAAAAACTATATTAGAATTTCGCATcgaggtttaagattaaattagtaaaattaaaaaatttacgaTTAAATTGATATTCGTAGAATGAGtctgataattttctccatataATCTCCATTAATCAATTTTATACATTCGCCATTAAGATGctttctaatatttttaaaattaatcgaTATTTTTATAAAGCCGTGTCGGTAAAGGACGATTCAATGAACTTTCATGCTAGATGCAATCATTAGGGTCACATGAACATGATCGGAATATGAATACTTTAGTTGCCATGTTATTAATTAGCATAATTCTAGGATCATAGTGCATGCATGTTTTTAAGAAAAGTTCAATCATTCGCTATCTTgctaaataaatattaatatcCAATGAAATGAAATTAAGGGAAGTTGAAGCCGGTCATTTTCATGCATGTGGTATTGCTTACGTGGAAATATATATACgcgtgtgtgtgtatgtatgtaaAAGGTCTATGTAGCTCGccaaaaccgaaaaaaaaaaaaattaaaaaggaatcTTGTGGACAATTGATATTTAgtatcattgattaaattttttggtgaaaaaaactCCAATATATGTTTTTATACTTTCGCATTTTTCATAGACATCTCTGAATTTTTAGTTTATCTAattaaagtctttttttttaaattatctaaTTAAATCCCTCCTACATTAGATCTAGTTTTACGTTATCATTTAACGATGCTATAGTgtgacgtgaacaattttttttcaaacatgGACGTCCATTTGCTCATCCACAATAGCTTAACCTATTCATCCACGCAGGGGTCTTTACCGGCTTAATACTTTAGTAATGTTCGATGGTCGCGTCAGTTgaatttaattgaattttatattGAATGGACTGAATCAAAAAGATCATGAAAATAGAAGGACGGAAAAAaagaattcccaaaattattatgttttttGAGTATGGAACAAGTCAAGTCAAGCACTTCCGGAGATCTATCAAAAAAGAGTAAGAAAAATGGACGAAAAtaaggggaaaaggaaaagaaaaacaggaagAAAGGAGAAATTTCCTCCCGACCAACTCAGGAATAGTTAACGTAGGGGACGTACATGACTTGAACAATTCGCATGATGGATGCAACATTGCTTCTGTTCTTTCCCATCTTTAAAGGCAcgatcttcaaattttttttttctttaacggATGCATACCTCTACACTCCAcgcaaaacttttttttttctcccgaAGAATTACTATATCCATATTTTACgagattaattaattacaaagaTACATCGTTCAATGATGGACGGAACCGTATCTAGAAAATGGGGAAGAGAGAATACGCCCCGTGATTTTTCATCCATTCTAATTGTCCGCGTAATTCTTCGTCGGGATTGCGcatgtttttaaatatattggAGACAATTTTTCTGTGCtctcatttgagaaaatatatgGATCCTggcatttaaaataattattaattcttACTCGTTGGGTTGCTGTTCTTGGGATGAATAATTGCCGTGGAAGTCAACGCACTCCTGACACTTCGTGGATCTATGTGGAATGCTAAACATTTTAGGAACCTGCTTACGTagaaagcaaaattaaaaaataaaaataaaaggatcaaaaaattacaaatttccaatttaatgTATACAACGAAGGTCCCGAATTCGTAGGCGGAATAGTAGGTTGATCCTTGAAAGTTAATTCTTGCTCTTGTTTTAATTAATAAGATGTGCTTTTTATAAAAAGACATCGTCACATGCTGTTGATACGGAAGCGTACAAGGAAGAGCACTCACAAGGAAGATGTGTATACGAAAGCGTACAAGGAAGAGCACTCACAAGGGAGATGTGTAGTTTCAATTAATTCTGAAGAGGGTATtagaaatataaattcattAAGTAAATTCGTACAAAAAAGAACATATCATAGtagttttcctcatttttatgTCGAAGAAGTCTACCTAAGTTCAgataggaaaacatttttcagtgGACTTAATTGTCATGACTACGAGTAATTTTAATgtagaataataaaaatatagatataTGAGAAGAAAGTATCATTTGTCTcacttttatttctcatttaacCTTTACAAACTTGTTTTTCTAAAGGttaaacaaagagaaaaaaaaaatgtaaaattgaatgaaaaataatcacaaaatggtaaaataaagaaatcaatcTCATCCTTGCACTCTATGTGAGAAATTTAGAATGCgcctctcattttttttttttaatttcgaattttaagtATATGTTTGTTTACATCTATCGAGCAAATAGCAAAATGTCTATTCAATGGTTTTTTTGCCAAACTAGCattacaaaataaaatcaatgtcACCCAACCATGGGCAACGCAATTAGTATAAGTTCTCTCCCTCATCATAGAGGTTAAGGATTCGAACTCTCTTGTTGCTAAAGTGTGTGAAGTGGGGGTCCTAGTGTTGGGATCCTGGGCTAACCTCCTCGGAAATTTACGTCTAAATAGCCGCTTGCGGAAATTCATTGAAACCATTATCACCCACCAATCCGTagttgcaagaaattttcttcaaatataaaatatatttctattttatatttatatcatcAATTTTGGGTACAGATACcacaataaaatataatattactTATCTGTCATTATCCATGAAAGATTTTAATCGGTAGGGTTTGTTTGTTCTTACGTTTTTTAAGGTAAAagtagcttcttcttttttcctctaaatttcGAAGTCGGAAAaataaagttctaaaatttataagACTGAAAAATTCTAGATGACTTTGCATGTCAATAATTCTACCTTTCAAGATATTTCACATACTAAAGTAAAGATCAAAGGAAAGTCAACTCCAAATCAGgcatgaaaaaaagagaagaaataaataataataataactccaaataatatatatatcatggaAAATGCCTTCACTTTAGTGGTAGCTTAACTAATGAAGAATTTATGGATGCCAAGTATGATTTTGCTTGCAAGACAATCAAATGCTTGATGACTTAAAGTCtaaatggataaaaatttgTGGCTGTCTTTGTCCAAAGGTAGCAAAAAAGAACACgtctttataaatataaaaggaacAAGATGCAATTCGAATCGACTAAATGACATGAaaaggattttattttattttacggcTCCAAGGGGTGGGAATTTAAAGACTCGGGAGACCTTCCACATCAACTCTGGATCCCAATAAACTAAAACTATGCAAGTACTACAGAATCTCTTTTGGATCAAAGGTCAAAAGGTAGGTTGGGGTACATAACTAAAACCATACAAGTAGCTCAGAATCCCTTTAGGATCAAAGGTCAAAAGGTAGGTTGTGACCAAATTTAATGACAAATGATGTATAATGCGTTGGTTGTACCTATTGTTAGATCGGTAAATCTATGAAGGTGAAAGTATTAGTGACCGCCACGTAAATGATCATCATGGCTCATGGTGACGTAGTGGTATCAACTGATATCATAGAGCGTGGGGCCGTGATTTTGCACCCACTTATGATAATAGTGCTTGTATCTTTGCTTTGATGGCACCTGAAGCTTTAGTATCTCGGTTGAGTGATGGTTGGTTGTGGtcatgaaaaatcaaacactGAAAAATGGAGCCAAACTAAATCATTGAGTTCATCTTATCGATTTATTTGGTTCTTTGTTTCTCTCGATAAAAGAATGTTGAAAATCGATtgtgtacaaaaaaaaaaaaaaaaagtgttaatTTTTAGATATATCTCGAATTCCACGTCGTTGAGATATGAAATATTGTCTCGATTGATAAGTCTGCGCAACCTCAATTAGCACAACGGCTTCTGAAGCCATGCAGCCACGGACGAGTAGTAACAGAGGGAATAATATCGTACCTGAGTCGGGACAGAATTACCTAGAGGGGTGAATGGCATTCCATGGACAAAACGCTTTAACAGAGCTGGCCATAATTCCTGGGACTATGTTCACATGCCTTTTTAAAAAGGTGCTGAGGACCAATGTCGAACAAACGTaagaaacaaaaccaaaaccaaaaccaaaaccaaaagcgaaatcctctctctctctctctctctctctccccccacccccacctCCCCCCCAATTATATGCATGTTTCTGTTCTGATGCCTTCTTTTGTGTCTTTCCCATAAAGATAATGATGATTCACACCTAACATATGCATTATTTGAAGCCTAATTAGATTCCTCTCTTGCGTGGTGGAGATGGCACGgtgcaattttaattatttgagttCCCAACAAGATTTCATTAGTATGTTCTTATGATGGGCCCTGAATTCAAAAACTTCTTATCCTTGCGAACATATTTTACGCGGTTCAACTGATGTAAGGAAAAAGATCCTACTAGATCCATTGAATGCCGTGAGAGATAATGTGACAAAAATCCACACAATCAAATCATGGCCGTTCCACAATTGCGTTTGATACGGCTAGGTTATGTGTTTTAGAGCTGTGGAATACTATACGTGACTATGGAGCTGTGGCGTGATAAGGTACTTGCGGAATACTGGTGATAACGAGTGGCCCTAGTCGGATCAGCTCGGCTCACGTGCTTTTGTGCCGGCACTTAAAAACGTCGCTCTAGACCCGGACCACCCATTATTCTGGCGGGCCTGTGCCATGCCGACTCGTGCCTCGAGCCTTGAAAATCAATGAACCACGCGAAATTCACTGCAAACCGAGGTTTTTCCAAGCAATTTTCTCGACAGGATCGAAGGTTTGTCCCCAAATTCTTCCTGGGTATTTTTTTTAGGCATAGCCCGTGATATACTTTGTCTTCCGTTGAATCGAAGGCCGATTATAATGATGTGAACTTTTCGGCCCACAAAATCGATGTGAATTGAGATTGTCTCGATTCTCAAAGATCAGCCCATTTAAGAAGTACCCTCAAAAGTAGAGATTAAGCCCACTATCAAGCAAGCAGATTCTTAATCAGAATGGTGGGAAACCAAACAACATATGTCCCGACAATTGCTACTTGTGTTTTTTGAGTTTTGAGGGCTGCAATCCCTCCATTGAAAGATCAAAGTTGATTACAAGATCGTTTGCGTAGGAAACTTGTCATCACGACAACGTTTTGCATATCAATTATTGGCTGAGTAGTTCCACCTCCCAAATGAGAATAAGAAATTTATCGGGACCACTGAAACATGGAGTAGTCCACCCAATTTAACGGCATATTGTCACGTGTCTTTTTATCAAGTTGTGGTCGCCCCAAACTCAATGGTTTCAGTGATTAATATTGAATCAAATCACCCTATAATCAATTATAATATCAAATCTAGCCTCAGATGAAAAGCTACTGGATTCTAACATGTCTTAAAAAGCTACACAAATGTTTAAAAACAAGCAAAACAAATTGCAATGGACTTTTACCGTATCAAAACACATGGCTTACAATCTTAGATGACATGCTTGATGACTGAATTTGAACTCGAACTTATGAATGGAAATTAATAAAGTGCGAAGGGAAGGTAAAATGCTTACAAAAGAGAGCTACAATGCTTTTATAATTAAAGACGGGTACTGAAATTAGAAGATCTAGTCTAATTCAAATTCATAGCTTAAACAAAATCTAATCAGGACGAtcttcttcaaaatttgatgggATTCGTTAATTGGTGTTttacaattcttcttcaaaGTGCAGTGCCTATGTCAAATGTCTCGAGAGACAGGTGTAGATGGGTCTTTCATTCCTCCTGTATCTTTAACGTACCATTCTCTCGAGCATCCTGATCTTCTTCAACAATAAATTCTCTCGACTTGCACCCAATGATGACTTGTGTAAGCGTGTTATTGTGGGTTGATTTGGACCATTAACTTCCTTATGTTTTATAAACAGATTTTGAGTCTGGcgtcaacacatatgcatatgcATCAAGATTTAATTATGCCTATTGTTGGATATGGGACCAAGGCCTTATGCAACATACTTAGACCACTTTAAAAGGAATGCCTGCTTGAGCTCACTGGTTGAACTTCACTAGATTGTCGGCACACTTTGCCTTTaaggattttcaattttcatgacTTGCTACAATCATTCACATTTCTACATCAAATATTTAACACTTCATTTTGGAATCTTGCATGATTTGCTCTGGTTGTTTTCGTGAATACATATTATAGAATTTTAAGATAGTTAATTTCGGCATGGAGATTTGCATATCTATGGGTCATGTCCCACAACATGAACATGGATCTTCTCCCTAACAAAGTTCACTAGCTCTAAtcgtcttcattttttttctttatgatgaTTCTTCCACACTATGACTATGAGCATGCCAAATACAAGGTGAATCGAGCTAGAGTTAAAAGTAAATTCAATCTTCCGCTTTTTGGGATTAGTACTATTTTTCATAGTTTTTACAGTTCAATCGAACTGAAATTTGAGGCATATAGCCCACGATGAGTCCAACGAAATCATAAGAGATATGTGCAAAGAACTAAGAAAAGGATGCTAATATACTATCCAAAAAATCTGTATTATTGTTTATGAAGGAAAGCTCAACAAATCCCGTCATTAATGTAAATTACAAAAGCCGTGACAGGTCCAGAACAGtagtttaataaaaaaaaaatactagtgGATACTAATGCAAATATTTAAGACGGAAAATGGACGGACCTCATCTTTTACAGAAAAGACTTTAGAGTCTTAGTGTCGGCAGGGTACACAAGTTCATATGCCTTTGTCATATTGCCGCCAAGAAGAGATTGTGAGGCCAAATACTGGATTCTCTTGATGTTTAGCGTTCATATATACCAATTTGAAGAATAATGTAATGTTGAGGTCATCTAGTCCCATTTCTGCTTGCCCCTTATTTGGTGCATGAGACTTGTACAGGTGCATTAGAAAGGATTataattttctccatctttCATCAGAAATAGTATCTTCCGAcctgaattattgattggtggGTCACATATCTTTGTATGGCTGCACAcaaaaaaacaccaaaaatatataGAGAGGATAATTCTTGACAAGCTACCCAGATGTAAAATATGTTGAAGGAACTCATCAATCAGAAATTGGTAAACGAAAGTATTTTCCCCAAcagagatgaaagaaaataaagcctttttttcatttggaaCAAAAAGAGGAAACATTTTATGTTCACATTAAACCCCTACTTCTATGCACTCGGTGGGTTTCCTTCGCTCTCATTAAAAGAGATTAATGAGAGCAAACTGCAGGTTAATCCGGTGACAAATTTCGAACGCAACGACAATTATAAAAAGCCACTACAATGACGAAGATTTACATTAGCGACAAGTATGACAATTCACAGTGTCATGGAGGAGGTTAGCATGCAATCTTCGGGCATTTTAGCTCGGATTCGGACGTCATGTCGGCTTAAAACGGTAGCCTTGATAGATCTTGCTTAAAAGATGTCTGAAAGCTATGTCTTCGGTGAAATGCAATGAGAAGCGTGCAAGCGTGGACTAACTtctgtctttttctttaatatcCAAGTATCTTTTCGACCCCATTTACGGTAATTAATCAATTGATGGATTAAAAGGGGagacacaaaaaaaagaaaaaaaaaaaaattagagcatACATAGACTGTCTGTGTAATGAATATTTTACACAAGCGGGCATCATCCAACCCCTAATTAAAGGATTATTTCCGTCTACTCTCTTTAATAATGTCGTATGGGGCCGATTGTGTAAAGCAAAAAGACTACAGTAACGGTTTATACAACTTATATTTATATGATATATAATAATGTGCTCTAATCAGGCACGCATGCACGTGCAGGGTCTATACGACCCTGTGCGTGACCGGCAACATCGCCGGTATTCAAGGACGGATTTGAGCATCCCTTGCTTAGCAATTACCTCCACGTCTCCTTGTCGGTGCATCATATGGATTCTGTGTTCAACTTTGTCAAAGTAGATATCTCTTTTTAGTTAGATGCAGGTAACAAACCGTTGTAGATAGATATTCCTGAGTTTAAGGCTAAAGCAACGTGGTAAAGTTATTAGGTGGTCAAGCGAGACCAATGACATGTTTCCAACTTTTACATGTGTTTTGGAGCTAGTAGAGGGGGTGGTTGATCAAATTGAGACTTTATACGCATGCAATTATGCATGGCCAAAAGCAAATCTTATGAtatgaaagcattttcttttgagattctaaacatttcatactcaataaatgataaaaaaaaatcaatatatgaaaTGATGTAGTGAAATTCGATTGGATGCATGATCGGATCCATTTGTCATGTCATTTTGTATAAAAATATTGTAGATATATCTTAATATGTTAAGATAGTTCAACGCCACACATATGAATTTGGAATTCATTGTTCTCATATCATTACCGAGTggattcctttttcattttttctttttctttttctttttgatagaACAAGGGCATGA of the Eucalyptus grandis isolate ANBG69807.140 chromosome 10, ASM1654582v1, whole genome shotgun sequence genome contains:
- the LOC104421221 gene encoding serine carboxypeptidase-like, with translation MASTFLPKHTFLFSLLLFFSTPSFSTASPSKTLSLAADVSPRTQAEKLIRGFNLFPRESVNIGAGDVDSAASLASGGKIVESRLKLPLLGNSGSSIQDLGHHAGYYRLPHSHAARMFYFFFESRSSADDPVVIWLTGGPGCSSELALFYENGPFHIANNLSLVWNDYGWDKVSNLIFVDRPTGTGFSYSSVDSDIRHDEQGVSNDLYDFLQAFFAAHPQLAKNDFYITGESYAGHYIPAFAARVHQGNKAKDGIQINLKGFAIGNGLTNPEIQYEAYTDYALKMRLITQSDHDNINAMLPDCKQAIKQCAAEGGNACVNSYEDCTSIFNKIMDIAGDINYYDIRKSCEGNLCYDFSNLETFLNQKSVRDALGVGRIEFVSCSSTVYDAMLTDWMKNLEAGIPALLEDGLKVLIYAGEYDLICNWLGNSNWVHAMGWSGQKQFVTSATVPFVVNGAEAGLMKSYGPLTFLKVHNAGHMVPMDQPKASLQMLKSWMAGKVAMAGADSEIAPS